In Terriglobia bacterium, a single window of DNA contains:
- a CDS encoding dienelactone hydrolase family protein — MRSQVEFRTVSIPAGGGSINGDLNLCLDSRSLVLFAHGSGSSRHSPRNKYVAQALNRGGFSTLLLDLLTGSEESRDQRSAQLRFNIGLLSGRLVAATDWLRMHLAEETQHIGYFGASTGAAAALVAAAERPKLIEAIVSRGGRPDLAGSSLSAVRAPTLLIVGELDDAVIELNRRAAIELRALHKLKIIPGATHLFQEPGALEEVAGLARRWFGQHLLNRETGAA, encoded by the coding sequence ATGAGATCGCAGGTCGAATTTCGCACGGTCTCGATTCCAGCAGGCGGCGGGTCCATCAATGGCGATTTGAATCTCTGCCTGGACAGCCGATCTCTTGTCCTCTTTGCGCATGGAAGCGGGAGCAGCCGTCACAGTCCACGAAACAAATATGTCGCGCAGGCTTTGAACCGCGGCGGATTTTCTACGCTCCTTCTGGATTTGCTCACCGGCAGCGAAGAATCCCGCGATCAACGCAGCGCACAATTGAGGTTCAACATCGGCTTGCTGTCCGGCCGCCTGGTGGCGGCCACGGACTGGCTCCGCATGCATCTGGCTGAGGAAACTCAACACATCGGCTATTTCGGAGCGAGCACCGGAGCCGCTGCCGCCTTGGTTGCGGCCGCCGAGCGGCCCAAACTCATCGAAGCGATTGTTTCACGCGGCGGACGGCCGGATCTGGCCGGATCATCGCTCTCCGCCGTGCGCGCTCCAACCTTACTCATTGTCGGAGAGCTCGACGATGCCGTCATCGAGCTGAACCGGCGCGCCGCTATCGAACTTCGAGCGCTGCATAAACTGAAGATTATTCCGGGCGCAACTCATCTCTTTCAGGAACCCGGCGCGCTGGAAGAAGTAGCTGGCCTCGCACGGCGCTGGTTTGGACAACATCTCCTGAATCGCGAGACCGGCGCGGCCTAG
- a CDS encoding DUF4136 domain-containing protein yields the protein MQVHRIWIILGFALFLAVAARADKVTSDYDHSVDFSKYKTFMWIREPQPPNPLMKDRIMGSVNDELTARGMRQVDEGADLGVGANLATEERHTWETYYTDSGWGWDWGGAGWSTTEMRTYDVGTLSVELFDSETHKLIWQGVGVDEVASKPAKQTRENDKQIEKMFKHYPGFAR from the coding sequence ATGCAAGTACATCGGATTTGGATCATATTGGGGTTCGCACTCTTCCTGGCAGTGGCAGCTCGGGCGGACAAGGTAACATCCGACTACGATCATTCGGTCGATTTTTCAAAGTACAAGACATTCATGTGGATCAGGGAACCTCAGCCGCCGAATCCGCTGATGAAAGATCGGATCATGGGTTCTGTCAATGACGAGCTGACAGCCAGGGGAATGCGGCAGGTCGACGAAGGCGCCGACCTGGGGGTTGGGGCAAACCTTGCAACTGAGGAGAGACATACCTGGGAAACCTACTACACCGATTCCGGCTGGGGATGGGATTGGGGAGGAGCCGGGTGGTCGACGACAGAAATGAGAACCTATGATGTTGGAACGCTGTCTGTGGAGTTGTTCGATAGCGAAACCCACAAGCTGATCTGGCAGGGCGTTGGAGTCGACGAAGTCGCTTCGAAGCCGGCAAAACAAACCAGGGAGAATGACAAACAAATAGAAAAGATGTTCAAACACTATCCTGGATTCGCACGTTAG
- a CDS encoding response regulator, with product MKTNNGTVMIVEDDSDIRELMKMIIESEGYHVEVAADGLDALRQLREGTQPGLILVDMMMPRMDGEQFLKEIRANHFESTPVIIISGHAGAQQKAGELHAASCLMKPIECKELLKAIRNFVSPLAKS from the coding sequence ATGAAAACGAATAATGGGACAGTCATGATTGTCGAAGACGATTCCGACATTCGCGAACTCATGAAAATGATCATTGAAAGCGAGGGCTATCATGTCGAGGTCGCGGCTGATGGCCTCGATGCTCTTCGCCAGCTTCGGGAAGGTACACAGCCCGGGTTGATTCTGGTGGACATGATGATGCCCAGGATGGACGGGGAACAGTTTCTCAAAGAAATACGGGCAAACCACTTCGAAAGCACTCCTGTGATCATCATTTCCGGTCACGCCGGAGCCCAGCAGAAAGCCGGCGAACTGCATGCCGCCTCTTGCCTCATGAAGCCCATCGAATGCAAGGAACTGCTCAAAGCCATAAGAAACTTCGTCTCGCCTTTGGCGAAATCATGA
- a CDS encoding ATP-binding protein, with protein MAKRRAAERDGFILMLCRQLPGAMWTTDRDLRLTYVTGRLTNNMEPRARVGMLISDVVGTEDPANRVLAYHRAAMAGKPQSFHYKLRDRWYEVFVEQLKDENESVAGCIAAAFDVTEQRATQDRLARSEALLAQAQRMAHIGSFEWDMASNAVTWSDELHRIYGVPPGQFAGTYEAFLERVHPDDLEHTKGVIFDALRNGTPFVYEHRIVRGDGSTRVLQTRGDIVRDKDGRAVRMAGCCLDITELKDAMANLQRVRSLLEATIEATADGLLVVNDKSLISVFNQRFLSLWRIPQDLAREHDDEKLLNYVCDQLENPDQFMRSTRELYLHPEQESFDVQHFKDGRVFERYSRPQRIGEQIAGRVWSFRDVTERETLLRRALFLADATRLLSSLDVEPALDSVAHLSVPFLGDGCAIDLIGDGQPRRLLFVSREGSDLCSPEFQTTVLAGHPAIYSAGARPCMAVPLVVKEAVAGAMTFIGPALTSYRQADLEFAETVAHRAALSVENAMLYGKAREALKARDEFLTIAAHEIRGPITSIHIAVQALLAGKSQASETSKLLAIIEREDRRLGRFVNELLDLGKIQTGPIRFNLQEVDLGDVVREAASNLSAELARSHSALSIVVEGRLVGQWDREGLAEVAANLLSNAIKFGEGKPIAITVREQQGRSVLRVQDHGIGIQPEMLSRLFKPFERGVSTRNYGGLGLGLFISRTIVEGLGGTLKVESRPKEGTTFSVELPNTRTL; from the coding sequence ATGGCGAAGCGGCGGGCCGCCGAGCGTGACGGATTCATTCTCATGTTGTGCCGGCAGCTGCCGGGTGCAATGTGGACTACCGATCGCGATCTACGCCTGACGTATGTGACGGGCCGGCTCACAAACAACATGGAGCCACGCGCACGGGTGGGCATGTTGATTTCGGATGTCGTAGGTACGGAAGATCCCGCCAATAGAGTGCTCGCATATCACCGAGCCGCGATGGCCGGAAAACCTCAATCGTTTCACTACAAGTTGCGTGATCGATGGTACGAAGTATTTGTCGAACAGTTGAAGGATGAAAATGAATCGGTAGCCGGCTGCATCGCCGCTGCTTTTGACGTGACGGAACAGCGTGCGACTCAAGATCGCCTGGCTCGAAGCGAAGCGCTGCTTGCTCAGGCGCAGCGCATGGCGCACATCGGCAGCTTCGAGTGGGATATGGCGTCCAATGCTGTGACCTGGTCCGACGAGCTTCACCGCATCTATGGCGTGCCGCCCGGCCAATTCGCCGGAACCTACGAAGCATTCCTCGAGCGCGTTCATCCGGACGATCTCGAACATACGAAAGGCGTCATTTTCGACGCTTTGAGGAACGGGACGCCATTTGTCTATGAGCATCGCATCGTCCGTGGAGACGGCAGCACGCGCGTCCTTCAAACACGAGGTGACATCGTCAGGGACAAGGACGGCCGTGCTGTCCGCATGGCCGGCTGCTGCCTGGACATCACGGAACTCAAAGACGCGATGGCGAACCTGCAACGGGTGCGCTCGCTGCTCGAAGCGACGATTGAAGCCACGGCGGACGGTCTTCTCGTCGTCAACGACAAGAGCCTCATCAGCGTGTTTAACCAGAGATTCCTTTCACTGTGGCGCATACCGCAAGATCTGGCCCGGGAGCACGATGACGAAAAGCTTCTGAACTATGTCTGCGACCAGCTCGAGAATCCGGACCAGTTCATGCGCAGCACCCGCGAGCTTTATCTCCATCCGGAACAGGAGAGCTTCGATGTCCAGCACTTCAAAGACGGCCGGGTGTTCGAACGTTACTCCAGGCCGCAGCGAATCGGTGAGCAAATCGCGGGGAGGGTATGGAGCTTCCGTGATGTTACTGAACGCGAAACACTCCTCCGCCGGGCTTTGTTTCTGGCGGATGCCACACGGCTGTTGAGTTCTCTCGATGTTGAACCCGCGCTGGACAGCGTCGCCCACCTCTCCGTTCCTTTTCTGGGTGACGGCTGCGCCATCGACCTTATCGGAGATGGACAACCGAGACGCCTTCTTTTCGTGTCCCGGGAGGGTTCCGATCTGTGCAGTCCTGAATTTCAAACCACCGTACTGGCGGGGCACCCCGCCATCTATTCCGCCGGCGCCCGTCCGTGCATGGCTGTGCCACTGGTGGTCAAAGAAGCTGTTGCGGGCGCTATGACTTTTATCGGGCCCGCCCTGACCAGTTACCGGCAAGCCGACCTGGAATTCGCGGAGACGGTAGCGCACAGGGCCGCTCTTTCAGTCGAGAACGCGATGCTTTACGGCAAGGCTCGGGAAGCACTCAAGGCGAGAGATGAATTCCTGACGATCGCAGCACACGAAATCCGTGGGCCGATCACATCGATCCATATCGCTGTGCAGGCACTCCTTGCCGGTAAATCGCAGGCCTCGGAGACATCAAAACTGCTCGCAATCATTGAACGCGAAGACCGCCGCCTCGGACGTTTCGTCAACGAACTTCTGGATCTCGGAAAAATCCAGACCGGGCCAATCCGTTTCAACCTTCAAGAAGTGGATCTCGGTGATGTTGTGCGGGAGGCTGCAAGCAACCTTTCCGCCGAGCTCGCCCGCAGCCATTCTGCGCTCTCGATCGTTGTGGAAGGCCGCCTGGTGGGACAGTGGGACAGAGAAGGCCTGGCAGAGGTGGCAGCCAATCTTCTGTCAAACGCCATCAAATTCGGCGAAGGGAAACCGATCGCTATAACCGTGCGTGAACAGCAGGGCCGGTCCGTTCTTCGGGTTCAGGACCATGGTATTGGCATTCAGCCGGAAATGCTGAGCCGTTTGTTCAAGCCATTTGAGCGGGGTGTGTCGACTCGCAACTACGGCGGTCTCGGACTGGGGCTGTTCATTTCACGCACGATTGTCGAGGGCCTCGGCGGAACCCTTAAGGTGGAGAGCAGGCCGAAGGAAGGCACGACGTTCAGTGTCGAATTGCCGAATACAAGGACACTATGA